The following proteins are encoded in a genomic region of Bufo bufo chromosome 11, aBufBuf1.1, whole genome shotgun sequence:
- the PYGL gene encoding glycogen phosphorylase, liver form: MSKPLTDQEKRKQISIRGIVGVENVSELKKGFNRHLHFTLVKDRNVSTTRDYYFALAHTVRDHLVGRWIRTQQYYYEKDPKRTYYLSLEFYMGRTLQNTMINLGLQNACDEAIYQLGLDIEELEEMEEDAGLGNGGLGRLAACFLDSMATLGLAAYGYGIRYEYGIFNQKIKEGWQVEEADDWLRHGNPWEKARPEYMLPVHYYGRVENTKTGVRWVDTQVVLAMPYDTPVPGYMNNTVNTMRLWSARAPNDFNLRDFNVGDYIQAVLDRNLAENISRVLYPNDNFFEGKELRLKQEYFVVAASLQDIIRRFKASRFGCRDSVRMGFDSFPDKVAIQLNDTHPALGIPELMRIFLDIEKLPWDKAWEITKKTFAYTNHTVLPEALERWPVDLVEKLLPRHLQIIYEINQRHMDRIAALYPGDLERLRRMSLIEEDGIKRINMAHLCIVGSHAVNGVARIHSDIVKNEVFKDFSELEPTKFQNKTNGITPRRWLLLCNPGLAELIAEKIGEDYVKDLSQLSKLNKYVNDNIFIRDVSKVKEENKIKFAQYLENEYKMKLNPSSMFDVHVKRIHEYKRQLLNCLHIVTMYNRIKANPTKEFVARTVIIGGKAAPGYYMAKMIIKLITSVGEIVNNDPVIGNKLKVIYLENYRVSLAEKVIPATDLSEQISTAGTEASGTGNMKFMLNGALTIGTMDGANVEMAEEAGEENMFIFGMRVNDVAELDKKGYNAQEYYHRLPELKQVMDQIQSGFFSPSKPDLFKDVTDMLFYNDRFKVFADYEEYVKCQDRVSALYKNPKEWTKVVIKNIAASGKFSSDRTIKEYAKDIWGVEPSDLKIPPPNEPRDAIEDAKPANAKA; encoded by the exons ATGTCCAAGCCCCTGACTGACCAGGAGAAGAGGAAGCAGATCAGCATCAGAGGGATTGTAGGGGTGGAAAATGTCTCTGAGCTGAAGAAAGGCTTCAACAGGCACCTGCACTTCACCCTGGTCAAAGACAGAAATGTCTCCACCACCAGGGATTACTACTTTGCTCTGGCCCACACTGTGAGGGACCACCTGGTGGGGAGGTGGATCAGAACCCAGCAGTACTACTATGAGAAGGACCCCAAG AGGACGTACTACCTGTCTCTGGAATTCTACATGGGCCGTACCCTACAGAACACTATGATCAACCTGGGGCTGCAAAATGCTTGTGATGAGGCCATCTATCAG CTTGGACTGGACATTGAGGAactggaggagatggaggaggacgcCGGCCTTGGCAATGGTGGTCTTGGACGTCTTGCAG CCTGTTTCCTGGACTCCATGGCCACTCTGGGTCTTGCTGCCTATGGATATGGTATCCGCTATGAATATGGAATTTTCAACCAGAAGATAAAAGAAGGATGGCAG GTTGAGGAAGCCGATGACTGGCTGAGGCATGGAAACCCCTGGGAGAAGGCCCGGCCAGAGTACATGCTCCCTGTTCACTACTATGGGCGAGTGGAGAAcaccaaaacgggcgtccggtggGTGGACACTCAG GTGGTCCTGGCAATGCCGTACGACACTCCAGTGCCCGGGTATATGAATAACACCGTCAATACCATGAGGCTGTGGTCTGCACGGGCGCCCAATGACTTCAACCTCCGAGACT TTAATGTCGGTGACTACATCCAGGCAGTGCTGGACCGGAACCTGGCCGAGAACATCTCCCGTGTCCTGTATCCTAACGATAAT TTCTTTGAGGGGAAGGAGCTGCGCCTCAAGCAGGAATACTTTGTGGTGGCCGCCTCCTTACAAGACATCATCCGCCGTTTTAAGGCCTCTCGGTTCGGCTGCAGGGATTCAGTGCGGATGGGCTTTGACTCCTTTCCAGATAAG GTTGCCATTCAGCTTAATGACACTCACCCCGCGCTGGGGATCCCAGAACTGATGAGAATATTCCTGGATATAGAGAAACTTCCCTGGGATAAG gcatgggagatcacCAAGAAAACCTTTGCCTACACCAACCACACAGTATTACCGGAAGCCCTGGAGCGCTGGCCGGTGGACCTGGTGGAGAAGCTGCTGCCGAGACACCTGCAGATCATCTACGAGATAAACCAGAGGCATATGGAT AGGATTGCAGCCCTCTACCCGGGAGATCTAGAGCGGCTGAGAAGAATGTCTCTGATTGAAGAAGATGGAATCAAGAGGATTAACATGGCTCACTTGTGTATTGTGGGATCACATGCAGTGAATGGGGTGGCCAGAATCCACTCGGATATTGTGAAAAATGAAGT GTTTAAAGACTTCAGTGAACTCGAACCGACAAAGTTCCAGAACAAGACCAACGGGATCACTCCCAGACGCTGGCTCCTCCTGTGCAATCCGGGGCTTGCCGAACTCATAGCGGAG AAAATCGGAGAAGATTATGTGAAGGACCTGAGCCAGCTATCCAAGCTGAATAAGTATGTGAACGATAACATATTCATCCGGGATGTCTCCAAGGTGAAGGAG GAGAACAAGATTAAGTTTGCCCAATATCTGGAAAATGAATATAAGATGAAACTCAACCCGTCCTCCATGTTTGATGTGCACGTGAAGAGAATCCACGAGTATAAGAGGCAATTGCTGAACTGTCTCCATATCGTCACCATGTACAACC GCATAAAGGCAAATCCCACAAAGGAATTTGTCGCGAGGACGGTCATCATCGGAGGAAAG GCTGCTCCGGGATATTACATGGCGAAGATGATCATAAAGCTAATCACTTCTGTGGGGGAGATTGTGAACAATGACCCCGTCATAGGGAACAAGCTGAAGGTTATTTACTTGGAGAACTACAGAGTATCCCTTGCAGAGAAAG TCATCCCAGCAACAGACTTGTCGGAACAGATCTCCACAGCAGGCACTGAGGCTTCTGGCACCGGCAACATGAAATTTATGCTGAACGGAGCCCTCACCATTGGGACCATGGATGGTGCCAACgtggagatggcagaagaggCCGGAGAGGAGAACATGTTCATATTTGGCATGAGAGTAAATGATGTGGCTGAACTGGACAAGAAGGG GTACAATGCCCAGGAATACTATCACAGACTTCCAGAGCTAAAGCAGGTCATGGACCAGATACAAAGTGGATTCTTCTCTCCATCAAAGCCAGATCTTTTCAAAGATGTGACGGACATGCTCTTCTACAATGACCG GTTTAAAGTGTTTGCCGATTATGAAGAGTATGTGAAGTGCCAGGATAGGGTCAGTGCTCTGTACAAG AATCCAAAAGAGTGGACCAAAGTGGTCATCAAGAACATAGCCGCATCTGGCAAATTCTCCAGTGACCGGACCATTAAGGAATATGCCAAGGATATCTGGGGAGTTGAGCCATCTGATCTGAAGATTCCTCCACCCAATGAACCAAGGGATGCGATCGAGGACGCCAAGCCGGCAAATGCCAAAGCTTAA